In Malania oleifera isolate guangnan ecotype guangnan chromosome 8, ASM2987363v1, whole genome shotgun sequence, a single window of DNA contains:
- the LOC131163017 gene encoding DUF21 domain-containing protein At1g47330 isoform X1 gives MATDAGCCETKFWVYVVIIIGLVGFAGLMAGLTLGLMSLGLVDLEVLIKSGRPQDRIHASKIFPVVKNQHLLLCTLLIGNSLAMESLPIFLDKLVPPWAAILISVTLILMFGEILPQAVCTRYGMTVGAAMAPLVRVLLMMFFPIAYPISKVLDWMLGKGHAVLLRRAELKTFVNFHGNEAGKGGDLTHDETTIIAGALELTEKTAKDAMTPISKAFSLDLDAALNLETLNAIMTMGHSRVPVYSGNPTNIIGLILVKNLLAVDPDDAVPLRKMIIRKIPRVSENMPLYDILNEFQKGHSHIAVVFKDLNEMEGTPKKTKGGEQLETRHNSSRHRAKPKAVMKKEHDEVSSTAIAQNLGFKLESSDVLATVIKSDGDQQIKKNPSAIPPFKKRHRGCSFCILDIENAPLPKFPSNEEVVGVITMEDVIEELLQEEILDETDEYVNIHNRIKVNMHASQEKDPSLQSLQPSSNFSLQN, from the exons atggcgaCGGATGCGGGGTGCTGTGAGACGAAGTTCTGGGTGTATGTGGTGATAATCATAGGGCTGGTGGGCTTTGCCGGCCTCATGGCTGGTCTCACTCTGGGTCTCATGTCACTCGGCCTCGTCGACCTCGAAGTCCTCATCAAGTCCGGCCGCCCCCAGGATCGCATCCACGCCT CTAAAATATTCCCAGTAGTGAAGAATCAGCATCTCCTGCTATGTACCCTTTTGATTGGCAACTCTTTGGCAATGGAG TCTCTTCCCATATTCTTGGACAAGCTGGTTCCTCCATGGGCTGCAATTCTCATATCAGTAACTCTCATCCTCATGTTTGGAGAG ATATTGCCACAAGCAGTCTGCACTCGCTATGGCATGACTGTTGGAGCCGCAATGGCACCCCTGGTCCGTGTTCTTCTTATGATGTTCTTCCCAATTGCTTATCCAATTAGCAAG GTTCTGGATTGGATGTTGGGCAAGGGACATGCTGTTCTTTTACGAAGAGCAGAGCTTAAGACGTTTGTGAATTTTCATGGCAATGAG GCTGGGAAAGGTGGGGACTTAACACATGATGAAACTACCATCATTGCTGGAGCCCTAGAATTGACTGAAAAGACTGCGAAAGACGCCATGACACCCATATCAAAGGCATTTTCCCTTGATCTGGATGCAGCTCTTAATTT ggaGACTTTGAATGCTATAATGACAATGGGTCATAGTAGAGTTCCTGTTTATTCTGGCAATCCAACAAATATAATTGGACTTATCCTG GTTAAGAATCTCTTAGCAGTTGATCCAGATGATGCGGTTCCTTTGAGAAAGATGATCATTAGAAAAATTCCTCG GGTTTCAGAAAACATGCCTCTTTATGATATTCTAAATGAATTTCAGAAAGGCCATAGTCACATTGCTGTTGTATTTAAGGACCTGAATGAAATGGAAGGGACCCCGAAGAAAACCAAAGGGGGTGAACAGCTTGAGACTAGGCATAACTCTAGTAGACACAGGGCCAAGCCCAAGGCAGTAATGAAAAAAG AACATGATGAAGTGAGCTCTACTGCTATAGCTCAGAATTTGGGGTTTAAATTGGAGTCATCTGATGTTCTTGCCACTGTAATTAAAAGTGATGGAGATCAGCAGATTAAGAAAAACCCTTCTGCCATTCCTCCCTTCAAGAAGCGACACAGAGGGTGTTCATTCTGCATTTTAGACATTGAGAATGCGCCCCTTCCCAAGTTTCCATCCAATGAGGAGGTTGTTGGTGTCATTACCATGGAGGACGTCATTGAAGAACTTCTCCAG
- the LOC131163017 gene encoding DUF21 domain-containing protein At1g47330 isoform X2 codes for MATDAGCCETKFWVYVVIIIGLVGFAGLMAGLTLGLMSLGLVDLEVLIKSGRPQDRIHASKIFPVVKNQHLLLCTLLIGNSLAMESLPIFLDKLVPPWAAILISVTLILMFGEILPQAVCTRYGMTVGAAMAPLVRVLLMMFFPIAYPISKVLDWMLGKGHAVLLRRAELKTFVNFHGNEAGKGGDLTHDETTIIAGALELTEKTAKDAMTPISKAFSLDLDAALNLETLNAIMTMGHSRVPVYSGNPTNIIGLILVKNLLAVDPDDAVPLRKMIIRKIPRVSENMPLYDILNEFQKGHSHIAVVFKDLNEMEGTPKKTKGGEQLETRHNSSRHRAKPKAVMKKGGDTRRD; via the exons atggcgaCGGATGCGGGGTGCTGTGAGACGAAGTTCTGGGTGTATGTGGTGATAATCATAGGGCTGGTGGGCTTTGCCGGCCTCATGGCTGGTCTCACTCTGGGTCTCATGTCACTCGGCCTCGTCGACCTCGAAGTCCTCATCAAGTCCGGCCGCCCCCAGGATCGCATCCACGCCT CTAAAATATTCCCAGTAGTGAAGAATCAGCATCTCCTGCTATGTACCCTTTTGATTGGCAACTCTTTGGCAATGGAG TCTCTTCCCATATTCTTGGACAAGCTGGTTCCTCCATGGGCTGCAATTCTCATATCAGTAACTCTCATCCTCATGTTTGGAGAG ATATTGCCACAAGCAGTCTGCACTCGCTATGGCATGACTGTTGGAGCCGCAATGGCACCCCTGGTCCGTGTTCTTCTTATGATGTTCTTCCCAATTGCTTATCCAATTAGCAAG GTTCTGGATTGGATGTTGGGCAAGGGACATGCTGTTCTTTTACGAAGAGCAGAGCTTAAGACGTTTGTGAATTTTCATGGCAATGAG GCTGGGAAAGGTGGGGACTTAACACATGATGAAACTACCATCATTGCTGGAGCCCTAGAATTGACTGAAAAGACTGCGAAAGACGCCATGACACCCATATCAAAGGCATTTTCCCTTGATCTGGATGCAGCTCTTAATTT ggaGACTTTGAATGCTATAATGACAATGGGTCATAGTAGAGTTCCTGTTTATTCTGGCAATCCAACAAATATAATTGGACTTATCCTG GTTAAGAATCTCTTAGCAGTTGATCCAGATGATGCGGTTCCTTTGAGAAAGATGATCATTAGAAAAATTCCTCG GGTTTCAGAAAACATGCCTCTTTATGATATTCTAAATGAATTTCAGAAAGGCCATAGTCACATTGCTGTTGTATTTAAGGACCTGAATGAAATGGAAGGGACCCCGAAGAAAACCAAAGGGGGTGAACAGCTTGAGACTAGGCATAACTCTAGTAGACACAGGGCCAAGCCCAAGGCAGTAATGAAAAAAG